A stretch of the Planctomycetia bacterium genome encodes the following:
- a CDS encoding polymorphic toxin-type HINT domain-containing protein — protein sequence RVRGTPEQKDLLAPWPVTLPKDWPALVNKPQSAEELQALRSSILKGKPYGGERRCEPRPSASDSTPRSARVAARKEAKPRAGSKESNLSRLIRLSRLIRPDEIAGSPLVRDLRALHYFYKNSTFPGHDLRAIALELSYSWLRHNPGGAGNNKDYFLSIEGSHIHDRLMSGSGNGYGDGQPLGAGLAQAVDGALKRCSSSLRGYMHEHGMMARELADNTAPGDEYTAMAWSVTSDLLITVGDAGGGAIDVFGTMDDTVTGVKDRYNKSMELYEKTGDLRVAGARFTGVYKIAEAIANTNIDTGEQLFDSRTDTVLLRVAHASEGVSEYSGGLAGLGTPVSVLRGGRGVDLPDSRRPDLTNDVPSRVGAASNPAPTPVKASLLDMLQPSCFRAGTPMWCEGGHRPIEELRAGDELWARDESDPGAALELKPIQEVFVREALVLEITVAGHVIGTTAEHPFYANGKGWKSAGSLVVGDLLATAEGEWAPVELLNHTGLFETVYNFRVAEHHTYFVGRADWGFHVWAHNAKYRVDQKDGVWHLFEEGSTTPVQHPLTGLPTKFKTPGEANAFLETLNAPDSINGNSKLSTKPQHEYEIFRTSDKDVVKNGVSGQQINQNGTSPRANQQVNKWNAEEGAGTYDARVVNQNVPTRTEVLQSEAARSQALKEAGNSMSKHTRP from the coding sequence ACGGGTGCGCGGTACACCCGAGCAGAAAGACCTGCTCGCACCATGGCCCGTAACGCTTCCGAAGGACTGGCCGGCTCTCGTCAACAAGCCGCAAAGCGCCGAGGAGCTCCAGGCGCTACGCAGCAGCATTCTAAAAGGGAAGCCCTACGGCGGTGAACGCCGCTGCGAACCACGGCCAAGCGCCTCGGACTCGACTCCTCGCTCCGCCCGCGTGGCCGCCCGAAAGGAAGCTAAACCAAGAGCCGGTTCGAAAGAATCGAACCTGTCCCGTTTAATTCGCCTGTCCCGTTTAATTCGCCCGGACGAAATCGCCGGCTCGCCACTTGTACGGGATCTACGAGCCCTCCACTACTTCTACAAGAACTCGACATTTCCTGGCCACGACCTGCGAGCGATAGCGCTGGAGTTGAGCTACTCATGGTTGCGGCACAACCCTGGGGGTGCTGGAAATAACAAGGACTATTTCCTCAGTATTGAAGGAAGTCACATACACGATCGCCTGATGAGCGGCTCTGGTAACGGTTACGGAGACGGACAACCGCTGGGTGCCGGACTGGCCCAAGCTGTTGACGGCGCGCTCAAGCGCTGCAGTTCGAGTCTCCGCGGATATATGCACGAACACGGCATGATGGCGCGCGAACTCGCGGATAATACGGCTCCCGGTGACGAGTACACTGCCATGGCTTGGAGCGTCACATCCGATCTCCTCATTACCGTGGGCGACGCGGGAGGGGGCGCGATCGATGTTTTCGGCACCATGGACGACACGGTCACTGGAGTCAAGGATCGCTACAATAAATCGATGGAGTTATATGAAAAGACCGGCGACCTGCGGGTCGCAGGAGCTCGCTTTACCGGCGTTTACAAAATAGCTGAAGCGATCGCCAATACCAATATTGATACCGGCGAGCAGCTCTTTGATTCACGGACCGACACGGTGTTGCTGCGCGTGGCACATGCATCAGAAGGAGTATCTGAATACTCAGGCGGTCTCGCCGGCCTCGGTACTCCCGTAAGTGTGCTGAGAGGTGGACGTGGAGTCGACCTGCCCGACAGTCGGAGGCCGGATCTCACCAATGATGTGCCAAGCAGAGTTGGTGCTGCTTCCAATCCGGCGCCAACGCCGGTAAAGGCAAGTCTTTTGGATATGCTTCAGCCAAGTTGCTTCCGAGCCGGAACCCCCATGTGGTGCGAAGGCGGCCATAGGCCGATTGAAGAATTGAGGGCCGGAGACGAGCTATGGGCCCGCGATGAGTCCGATCCGGGAGCGGCTTTGGAACTCAAGCCAATCCAAGAGGTGTTTGTTCGTGAGGCCCTGGTGCTGGAAATCACGGTAGCCGGGCACGTGATCGGGACGACGGCGGAGCATCCCTTCTACGCCAACGGGAAGGGCTGGAAATCCGCCGGTTCGTTGGTGGTCGGTGATCTGCTCGCCACGGCGGAAGGAGAATGGGCCCCCGTCGAATTGCTGAACCATACCGGCCTTTTCGAAACCGTGTATAATTTCCGAGTCGCAGAACATCACACCTACTTCGTCGGTCGGGCTGACTGGGGCTTCCATGTCTGGGCGCACAATGCGAAATATCGAGTCGACCAAAAGGACGGCGTCTGGCATCTGTTCGAGGAAGGCAGCACGACGCCGGTGCAGCACCCGCTCACAGGGTTGCCGACAAAATTTAAGACGCCAGGTGAGGCCAATGCGTTTCTGGAGACACTTAATGCTCCAGATAGCATCAATGGCAATAGCAAGCTCAGCACTAAGCCTCAGCATGAATACGAGATTTTCAGAACGTCCGACAAAGATGTGGTTAAGAATGGGGTTAGCGGCCAACAAATCAACCAGAATGGGACTTCACCTCGCGCAAACCAGCAAGTAAACAAATGGAACGCGGAGGAGGGCGCGGGGACTTACGATGCACGAGTGGTAAATCAAAACGTCCCTACCCGCACTGAGGTACTGCAATCAGAAGCTGCGCGATCCCAAGCATTAAAGGAAGCAGGCAATTCCATGAGCAAACACACACGCCCATAG
- a CDS encoding DUF695 domain-containing protein: MVNESIFPATHSWFAAEGMEDGKPCMFRGREIPSGLVGDISLPHIFVIALPYPITDPTGLPTGAQYNEIEAFERRCIDRVEEDRLGILTFVRTFNGTIRYFLYVSDINVVSQAIEADVNSVGAHVAAGDDSEWREFKAFLRGMR; encoded by the coding sequence GTGGTAAACGAATCCATTTTCCCGGCGACACATTCGTGGTTTGCTGCGGAAGGCATGGAAGACGGCAAGCCATGTATGTTCCGCGGGCGCGAGATTCCTTCGGGACTCGTTGGTGATATCTCGTTGCCCCATATTTTTGTGATTGCGCTTCCATATCCAATCACCGATCCTACGGGCCTTCCAACGGGTGCGCAATACAATGAAATCGAGGCGTTCGAACGCCGCTGTATTGATCGAGTTGAAGAGGACCGTCTCGGCATCTTGACTTTCGTCAGGACCTTCAATGGCACGATCCGGTACTTCTTATATGTCTCCGACATTAATGTCGTGTCGCAAGCAATTGAGGCAGACGTGAATTCCGTTGGCGCGCACGTGGCCGCTGGTGACGATTCTGAGTGGCGCGAGTTCAAAGCATTTCTGCGAGGGATGCGATAG